DNA sequence from the Corynebacterium yudongzhengii genome:
CGAGGGCGCCGAAGGTCGCAAGGCAGCCTGCGACGATGGCGAGGATCTGGGGAGCTTTGGGGGCGGGTGCCTTTAGGGCCACCGCGATCATGGCGATGCCTATCGCGCAGGGCACGCTATACATGCTGTATGTCAGTAAGGGGAAGGCATAGACGAGCTGAGGCAGGTAGAGCGAAGCGCCGTAGGCGAGGATGAACAGCCACGCGTGCGTGGAGGCAGGCGGTGGCACGGTGGCGACAAGGAGAACCGCCACGCTGGCCAACGCCGCTGGTTCGGCCCCGATGTCGATCAGGCCGATCAAGGGGTTCGTGAAGTCGCCGGTGATGCTCGCGAAGCTTCTCGTTCCCCAGCCTAGAAGCCCGGCAAGCCCGAGTATGAGGCCGAGAACGCGCAAGCTCGCCAGGCGAAGGCCGCGCAGCGAGCCGATGGTACTGAGTAGTGCGCCGAGGGCTCCGATACTGGCGGCGACCGCAAGGTAGCCGACCGAAACATAGAGACCGAGGGCATAGAACACCATGAAGAGCAAGGTCGCAAGAGTCTGGAACGCGGCGCCGACAGCGAAGATGAGTGTCATGGGTTCAACATAAAGATTCCGGCCCTCGTGCGCTCGACGAAAAGGGCCGGAATCTTGGGGGCGCCGCTTAGGCGAAGAAGCGGCGGCGGGCGGCGAAGCCAGCTACTGCCAGAACGGAGGCGAGCGCCAGCCCTGCCAGGGCGCGGGGGAGCGTGTTGTTGCCGGTCTCGGCGGCCATGCCACGCTCGCCGGTGGCAGCCGAGTCCTGGGCTCTAGCGTGGCCAGCCGCGCCGTTCTTCTGGGCGTCCTTGGCCTGCTCGGCGACCTCGTTGGCATGATCAGCCAGCATCTTGTCGGAAGCCGCCTTCTTCTCCTCGGTCGGTATGGCATGGACGCGCGACTCGTCCTGGACGTAGGTCTTGCCGTCCTAGTTGAGGTACCACATGACACCACCGACCACCAGGGCGGCGGGCAGTAGGATGCCGGCGACGGTGGCCGGGCTGGCGGCGGTTTCTTGTGCGCCGCCGCGGGCTTCCTGGTCGGCGGTGACGATGGCGGCGATTTCCTCGGAGCGCTGCAGCTCTTGGTCGTTCAGGCTGCCGGCGGCGCGATCCGGGGTATCCACCCAGTATGTGCCGTCGGTGGTGCGGTAGAAGACCTGGCCATCTAGGGTCTCGTAGGAAAGCGGGACGGTCTCTTCGACGACCGCGGCGTAATCGGCGTTGACCGTGTCCTGGATCTCGGCCGAGCGGTTCAGCTCCTCCGGGCTCAGCTCCACGCCGGGCAGGGCGCGCTCAGGAGCATTGACCCAGTGGATTCCGTCGTCGTGGCGGTAGAAGATCGTGCCGTCCTGGGTGGTGTAGGTCTCGCCCTCGAAGGTCTGGTCTTCTTCCACGGCCGGGGAGCGTCGTTGGCTGGCGGGGTTCCCTCGGTGGGCTGCGCGACGGCCGGTCCGGCGGCGATCGCCATGGCAGCGGTCACGGTCAGGGCGGTGAGGGAGACGGAATACCGCTTCATGGTCTTCTCCTGATTCTCAGTAGTTATAGATAGTCGTGCGCCCGAATGGTGGCCGTGGGCAGCTGTTTTAACATTAAGCCCATTAGAAACATTTGTCTCAAAAATTAACAAAAGTCACATGTTAAAACATTGAAAATTGAGCTTTTTCTGACATAACCCGGCACCGCGGTGGCGCTAAAAGGCTACTCACAGAGTGTGTTTGCCGATGGTCGGCGAATGTCGGTTCGAAACGTCTGTTGTTCACCCCGTTCAGGGGTATTTATGGAGGTTGCGGCGTTTCAGGACGCGTCAGGCTCCAATCCCGGGTAAAGGGGCGGGAGCACGGTGTGATCGGGTGCTTCGTCGATGACGCCCTCGTATTGCCAGCCGACGACCGCGTTGCGCACTGCGGCGGCGAGCGGGTTGGCCGGCTGGATGCAGCTGATGGTCAACAACCTGCCGGGCATGGCAGTCTCGCCCCACACCGCGGGATCCTGCGCGAGGCCCTCTTTATCGGGGTCGTGGAGGTCGGTCGCGTGATAGACCAGCCACTGGCTTCCGGAGGCCTCGGTACGCAGATACAGCTGGTCGCCGGTGGCGATGGTGTGCTGATCGGCGGTGCCGTCGTAAAGCTTGTCGAACACCCCGCTGAGCCCAGCGCCAGTATGTCCCGCGATGACGGTGAGATCCTCGGTGGCCGTTCCCGGGAGGGAATAAGGGCGATCCTCGGCGGTATACGCGCACGCGAGATCCATCGTGGCGGGATCGATCGCACCGTTATTCACCCGGCAGGGGGCCTCTTCGAAGCGGGCGACGAGTTCGACGGCCGGGATGTACATCTCGACGGGTGGACTGGGCTCAATGTGTACCTCGGGAGGCGCTGCCACCTGGTTGGTATCGAGATTTTCGGGCGGGTCCAGAGTTTCTTGGATGCTGAGCAGCAGGGCTATCGTGATGACGATGCCGATGGGGACGCGGACGCGCATGTCGTTCCACAAGCGTGGAGCAGGCAGTGAATGACGGCCCACGTTCGCCCTCCCGGATTCCGTGATCTGTTGCAGTATATGCCACGGTCAGAGGGATTTGGCGCGGGCCTTGGCTGCGTGGTTGAATAGACGGGTTACCAGGGCCGGTCGGGTGTATGCGGCGCGTTTCCGAACCGCGAGCCCGAGACCCTGCGACCACGTGGATAGTGGTTCGTCGACAAGCGCTGGTAGCGGTAAGCCAAGACCATGCGTGCCCAGGACGGAAATCTGGCATGCGTTACAACCAGGTCAGGAGACCCTAGTGATTCAGCAAGAATCGCGTCTGAAGGTCGCCGACAACTCCGGCGCACGAGAGATTCTGTGCGTCCGCGTTCTCGGCGGCTCGGTACGACGCTTCGCTGGCATCGGCGACACCATCGTCGCCACCGTGAAGGAAGCTGTTCCGGGCGGAAACGTCAAGGAGGGCGAGATCGTCAAGGCGGTCATCGTCCGCGCCCGCAAGGAGACCCGTCGCCCCGACGGCTCCTACATCAGCTTCGACGAGAATGCAGCCGTCATCCTCAAGAACGACAACGAGCCCCGTGGCACCCGTATCTTCGGACCCGTCGCCCGCGAACTGCGCGACAAGAAGTTCATGAAGATCGTGTCGCTCGCACCGGAGGTGATCTAGTAATGAAGATCCACAAGGGCGACATGGTCGTCGTCATCTCGGGACCGGACAAGGGTGCTCAGGGCAAGGTCATCGAGGCCTACCCGAAGCGCGAGAAGGTGCTGGTCGAGGGAGTCAACCGCATCAAGAAGCACGTCGCTGACTCCGCCCGCGAGCGCGGCGCCTCCTCCGGTGGCATCGTCACCCAGGAGGCCCCCATCCACGTCTCCAACGTGATGGTGCTCGACTCCGACGGCAACCCGACGCGTGTCGGCTACCGTTTCGACGAGAACGGCCGCAAGGTCCGCGTCTCCAAGCGCAACGGGAAGGACATCTAATAATGGCTGAAAACTACACCCCCCGTCTGAAGACCCGCTACCGCGAGGACATCCGTACCAAGCTCAACGACGAGTTCGGCTACGAGAACGTCATGCAGATCCCGGGTATCACCAAGGTTGTCGTCAACATGGGTGTCGGCGACGCCGCCCGTGACTCCAAGGTCATCAACGGCGCGATCGAGGACCTCACCGCGATCACCGGCCAGAAGCCGCAGCTGCGCCGCGCCAAGCGCTCCATCGCGAACTTCAAGCTCCGCGAAGGCATGCCGATCGGCGCGAAGGTCACCCTGCGTGGCGACCGCATGTGGGAGTTCCTGGACCGCCTGCTGACCATCGCTCTGCCGCGTATCCGTGATTTCCGCGGCCTGTCCGACCAGCAGTTCGACGGCCACGGTAACTACACCTTCGGTCTCTCCGAGCAGACCATGTTCTACGAGATCGACGTCGACAAGATCGACCGCCCGCGCGGCATGGACATCACCGTGGTCACCTCCGCCACCAGCAACGACGAGGGCCGCCTGCTCCTGCGCGAGCTCGGCTTCCCGTTCGTTGACAAGGACGGAAAGATGCAGCGCTCCTAAGCGTTTGCGCTCTGAGACAAGGGCCGTGGGAAACGGATGAACGTTTCCTGCGGCCCTTTCTTGTTTGCTCCTACTTAGTGAGCTTCTCCACCAGGTAGGTCGCGCTCTTTAAGTTGAAGGCCTTTTCTTCCGTGCGGACTTCCTTGATCGCTGCTAACGGGCTCTTCATCGGGTCGATGTCCTTGTCCTGCAGAAGCTTCTTTGCCCAGTCCTGGGCCGCAGCCAGGGGGTTGTCGTGTTGGGAGAAGATCGTTTTGATCTCGGATACGGGGTTCGTGGGATCGCCAAAAAGCAGGTTGAGCAGGTTGCCCATTGGGCACCTCACTATCACACAGGTCGGGGATTGTGATCTTGTTCGCAACCTAGCATAGATTTCGGCATGATGCGGGGAGTGTGATTCCGGCTTTCAGGGGCGGTCGGGTGGTGGCGCTTCTCTGACAAGACTTCTCCGGTAAGGCTTCTCCAGTAAGCCGGTAGCGATGGTTTCGGGGTAGTTGGTAAAAGTCACCCGGCCTCGGCCACCACATCCCCAGTCCTCGGCGGTGCAGATTTACCGACTCTCAGCAGACCCCGCCGCGGCGATATCAGTGCTCGCTGCTCGGGGCATTTGGCGGCGGGGATGCTCGCATCGCCAACCGACGGTAGTTTTTACGCACGTGCGTAAAAACTAGCCGCCTCAGGTGACTCCGACAGTGTGTTCTCGTGTTCCTATGAGTTCTCCGGGATCCATTGAATCCTGATTACGCACGTGCGTAAAACTTGGTCCGCACTATGCCGTGGCATAGGGATTCTGGGATTGTTCTGATCGTGGAGTCGAGTCCGTGGCTCCGGTGCGGCTGGTATGCCTATGAGTTTCCCGGGATCCATTGATTTGCGATTACGCACGTGCGTAAACACCTGCTCCCCACTCTGCGGCGGCATAGGGATTCTGGGGCTGTTTCTGCTCGCCGGGGCGACTTCGTGACTCCGATGGGTCTCGTGCACCTATGAGTTTCCTGGGATCCATTGATTTCCGATTACGCACGTGCGTAGAATCCCGGTTCGCACTACGCCCCGGCATAATGAATCTGGGATCGTTCCCGCTCGCGGAGTCGTCGCGGTGGCCCTGTGGGAGTGAAGGACGATCGACTTCGACAGCCGAGCCTGATTTTGCGCGCGTGCGTAAAAATCTGGGGCCTCCGGTTTCAATGCGTCCCGTGTTCCTATGAATCTCCCGGGACCCATTGATTTCCGATTGCGCACGTGCGTAAAACCTGGTCCCACTATGCCGCGGCATAGTGAGTCTGGGGACTGTTTCCGCTCGCAAGGTCGACTCCGTGACTCCGGCGGGCCTCGCAGACCTATGAATTCCCCGGAATCCATTGAATCCCGATTACGCACGTGCGTAATCCGGTCCGCACTATGCGGCGGCATAGTCACGTAGGTCAACCCCACTTCACCTCCGCCAGTAGCCCAAGACACCGGTCCGGCAATTCTCTTCGGGCTGATCGCCAAGGCACGAGAAGCACTCAGGCAGGCGCATTCCGGCGAGAGCGACTCCGCGCCGAACAGCATGGAATGGGGCGCATCGCCGTGCCCTCCGCGCCCAAGAAGAAAGCCCCCTCCCGTATTACTGACACGCGAACCGCCGAACAACCCAGCCTCCACATCAGAGCTGCGTTGTAGCTAGGGCCCGGCCGCGGCTGGCTGCCCCACAGAACCGCGGCCAGACGACGGGCGTACACTCTCGTTTGAATTAGGTAAGCCTTGCCTAAAAGTCCTAGCCCTCACGGGCTAAGGGCATGTCCTAAGAACCGACCGAGAGGATCCCGTCCAGCATGGCCCCCGCCCAGCCCCATCCCAGGAACCCGCGCTCAGCTGCAGACTCGCCCAGCGAGGCCGCCGAGCAGGTCGATGTCCTTGTCGTCGGGGCAGGCCCGACCGGGCTGGTGCTCGCTGGGTTGTTAGCCGCCCGTGGGGTGCGCGTGCTCATCGCGGATGCTCGCAAAGAGCTCATTGGTTATCCCCGGGCGGTGGGCATCGACGACGATACGCTCCGCGTCATCCAAGAATTGGGCGTGATCGATGACCTCCGACCACACCTTTTGCCTGGCCACTACATGCGCGTGGTGGATCGCAAGGACCGGGTGCTCGCCACATTCCACGCACAAGGAGAGCCGCTGGGATACTCCCGTAAAAACGCGTTCCACCAGGGGGCGCTCGACCGTATCCTGGCCAACTCGCTGGCCCAGCGACCAGGCGTCGAGCTGCGCTTAGGGGCGCGTGTCGACGACGTACGTGACCACACAACCAGCGTGACCGCGCGGGTGGCGGGCGCGCTCGTCGAGACGCAGTGGGTGGTCGCGTGCGACGGTGGCCGCTCCGAGCTGAGGAAACAGCTGGGCATCGGGTTTCCGGGATCGACCGCCGCGACCCGGTGGCTCGTCGCCGATCTCGCCGAAGATCCCGTGGGCCGTCCGGGCGGCGTGCTCGGAGCAGACCCCGCGAGGCCTTATGTCTCGATCTGCTTGCCTCATGGCATGCGGCGTTTCGAATTCCTTTTGCACGACGGAGAAGAGGTCAGCCGTTCGCTTGTGCAGAGGCTTATCGCCGAGCGCGTCGGTGTGCAGGTAGATAACGATGTCGTGCGGTACCGGGAATTTACCCACAACTCCCGGGTGGCTGAGCGTTTCCGCTCGGGCCGTATCCTCCTGGCCGGCGACGCGGCGCACCTCATGCCGGTGTGGCTGGGGCAGGGGATGAACTCCGGCATTCGGGATGCCGCCAACCTCGCCTGGAAGCTGGCCGGCGTCGTCCACGGCGACTACGGCCCCGACGTGTTGGACACCTATGACGCGGAGCGTCGGGACCATGTGAACGCCATGGTGGGCAGATCCCGTCAGGTGGGCGAGTTCGTGTCCATGGAAGGCGGGAAGGCCCGCCTGCGCGACGTGGCAGCGCGGGCGCTCGGTGCCATCCCTCCGATTCGCCGCGGCGTTGCCGATATGCGTTTCAAGCCCATGCCCAGGCTCGCCGGGCCTTTAGTGCTCGGGGATTTGCCTGCCGGCACCATGCTTCCTCAACCGCTCGTGCGGGCACAGGGCCGCACGATGCTTCTCGACGAAGCCCTCCCCGCCGGATGGTCCATCCTCACTTGGGGAGCGGAGATTTCTGATGAATGGCCCACCCACAAAGTCGTTCCTTCCGGCTGTTTAGGGCCGGCACCGGCTGACAACCTCCTGGAGGACGACGGGACCCTGCACCGCTTCTTTGACGAGCATCGCATTGGTGCGGCCATCATCCGCCCGGATCACTTCGTTGCGGCTGCCGGCCAGGTTGCCGAGGTCCCGGCGCTCGCCACGCGGCTGCGCAGCGGCCTTAGCGCTGGTCTTTCTTAGAGACTTTGCCCACCCCGGTGAGCGGGAACTCATCGCAGAGCTCCACGGTGTCAGGCACGGCGAAGGATGCGAGCCCGCGGGAGCGGGCGTAGCGCTTCACTACCGTCGAGGTCAGGGAGGTATTCTCGGTGCCCGCCCGGGGGATGACATAGGCGCAGGTACGCTCTCCCCACACGTCATCGGGGATTCCCACGACGGAGACGTCGTGAATCTCGGGGTGCGAGAGGAGCGCGTTTTCGACAGCCTCCGGGGCGATTTTCTCGCCACCTCGGTTGATCTGGTCTTTGACTCGGCCGACGACGGTGATCGATCCGTCCGCCGCCTGCACCACGAGATCGCCCGTGCGGTAAAAGCCTTCCGCCGTGAAGCTGCGGTCATTGGCCTCAGGGTTCCGGTGATAGCGGCGGATGGTGTAGGGGCCTCGGGTCAGTAGCTCCCCCGGCTTTCCGGGCGGAACCGGAGAGCCTTCGGTGTCGACGACCCGGATCTCGTCGAAGGGCGACATCGGACGCCCCTGGGTTGTGATGATGGTGTCCTCCGGATCATCTAGCCGGGTGTAGTTGACCAGGCCTTCGGCCATGCCGAAGACCTGTTGCAGCCGGCATCCCAGCTCCGGGCGGATCCGACGCGCCACGTTTTCGGAGAGCTTCGCCCCGCCTACCCAGATGGTCTCTAAAGAGGATAGGTCGAAGCGGTCTCGCTCCGGATAGTTGAGCAGGCCCAGGAGAACGGGCGGAACGAAGGCTGCATGGGTGATGCGGTGGCGATCGATGAGAGGCGCCAGTGTGGTGGGGGAAGGATCCGGCGCGAAGACGAGGTGGGCACCCACCATGAGGGCGCCGAGGATGCCGGGAGAGCTCATCGTGAAGTTGTGTGCCGCCGGCAGCGCGACCAGCACTATCGAGTCGCCTTGAAGGTCGCAGAGCGTGAGCGACTGACGCACGGAATAGAGGTAGTCGTCGTGGGTCTTGGGAATCAGCTTGGGTGCCCCGGTGGTCCCTCCGGAGAGCTGCAGAAACGCCAGCTCGCTGGGCGGCACCTCGATCGGTTCGGGGTCGTTCTCGGTGGTGCCGAAGGGGTGGGCTGACCGCACGTCGACATCGAGCAGGGTGAGCTCTGGGGCTTTTTCGGCGAGCTGAGCAAGGACGCGGCGATGATGGCGATCGCCTTTCGTCGGACCGAGGTGAAAACGCGCGGGGGCCTGGCGGTGGAAGTGGATGATGTCTCTGGCCCCGTGGGCGGGGAGCGTGAAGACGGGGATAGCCCCGATCCGCCAGATGCCGAAGATCGCTTCGAGGTAGGCGATGCAATTCGGCAGTTGCACGATGACAGCTTCGCCGCGGCCCACCCCGGCATCTTTGAGCCACTGGGCGGCCGCGGCCGCGCCCTGGTCAAGCTCCGCGTAGGTGACCGAGCGGTCGCGATCAGTTGCCGCTGGGCGGTGGGCGAAGCGGGATACGCTGCGAGCGAGCATCGCCGTGTGGGTATCGCCTATCCATGCGCCCACGGCGCGGTAGTGCTCGGCGGCCTCGTCGGAAACTCCGGTCGCGGTGATCGAAGGGTCGGTGGCCGCGTCAACGGCGGTGAGCATGGGTGCTTCCTCCAATCCTTTCGGCGTGATAAGGTTAGCCTACGCTTACTTCAGGAGTATGGGAGGTTGCGGCATGGATGAGTTCATGGACGAGCTCAAAACCCACATCGCAGACCTCGTCGACGTCGCGCCCGAAGACATCGACGAGGAGGAAGAACTCATTGACCAAGGGCTGAATTCCCTACGCCTCGTCGAAGTGGTCACGTGGCTGCGCACCCAGGGCCACGACGTGGATTTCACGGACCTTGCCGAAGATACCTCGCTCGTCGCCTGGCACGAGATCCTCGCGGACTAGCCAGCCAAGGACCCTTACTTTTCACCACAGCCGATTTCACAAGGAGCGTCATCGTGCCTCGATCGTCCAGAAACCAAGACATTCACCCGATGGCCATTAGGGAGCTGCGGGTGCGCTCGGTCACCGACCTCACCCCGGGGATGAGGCGCGTCGAATTCGAAGGCAAGCAGCTCGCCGGCCACACCCTCGATGGCACGTGGATGCCCCCGCTGGTCAGCACTGGTTTCGACGACGATGTCCGGATCATCTTCCCCGACCCGGCCACCGGCGAACGCCCCTACCCGGCACCGCTGGGCGACGGCCGACTGAACTGGAATGCTGAAGTCAACAGCCTGTTTCGCACCTACACGGTGCGCAGCGTCGATAAAGAGGCCAACAGCATCACCGTGGACTTCGCGCGTCACCAGCTGGGGCTGGCCGAAGGGTGGGTTGAGAACGCCGCCCCGGGAGATCCTGTCTGGGTGGTCGGCCCGAAGAACTGCGGCTCGCTGCCCGTACACCGCGACTGGCTGCTGCTCGCCGGCGATGAGACCGCACTGCCGGCCATTGCCCGCGGACTCGAAGAGGTGCCCGCGGGCTTTAAGGTGCACGCGGTCATCGAGGTGCCCACCCGGGCCGACACCTACCCCTTGGCCACCGCGGGGGATGCGGACATCCGCTTCGTCGTGCGCGACGAGGGCGGGGATTTCGTCTCCGCGGTGGAGGCCCTCGAGTTTCCTCCCGGCGAGGGTTTCGCCTGGGTGGCCGGCGAGGCGGGACGCATCAAGCCGCTGCGGCGCCTGCTCAAAGAACGCGGTATCGCCCACGAGGACCTCGATGTCACCGGCTATTGGCGCGCCACCGACGCCCGCCTCGACGAGGACGGCCGCGTGGTCGGCGGCGGCTATGACGCCCTCTTCCGCCTGCACGAACTCACCGACCTCGCTCCAGCTCTGGCCATCCGCGCAGGCGCACAGCTCGCGCTCTTTTCCCGCATCGACGCCGGGGAGAACAACCTCCACCGGCTGGCCCGTTCGACCGGCGTCGCCGAGGAGCGTCTCCTGCGCCTCGTGCGCTACCTCGCCGCGCTCGACCTGGTGACCCTCACCGAGAACGAGGCCCGAGTCGAGGTGGGGCTCACCGCCCTCGGCCAAGAACTCGCCAACCCGGAATCGCACGTGGCGGGAAGCCTCGTGGGGCCAGCTGCCCTGCGTGATCTGGCATTTCTGCAGCTGGAGTCGGCGCTGCGCGGTAACGCGCCGGTCCCGCTGGGCGAGGAAAAGCGCCCCTTCCGGGAGATCCTGGGCAATGATCGCCTCGCGCTTGCCGAGGACGCCCAGGCACAGTGGACCGCCCCGGCTGTGGCGGTCAGCGAGGACTTCGCGGCGCGACCCGTACTGGTCGTCGGACCAGGTAGCGGGGTGTATGCCGAAGAGCTTCGTCGACGTCATCCGGACTCCACGGTGACCGCGGGTGCGCGCGACGGGCGCCGATCCTCCACGGCGGAAGGCAGCGCCCCGAGCACAGACACGGCCGTTGCGATCGACCCCTTCGCGTGGGGATCCGCCAGTGAGATCCCCGCCCGCCTGGCTGAGCTCGAGGTCGAGGAGATCCACGTGGTGACCTCGCTGCTTCCTTTAACCGGCGGCGATGAGCACGATTATGAAAACGATCTCATGCGCATGTGCCTTATGGATACGGCGATCCCCTCGGCCCGGCAACTCGCCCGAGCACTTGCCGACGCCGGCTTCGTGGTCCGAGGCGAACGCGCCGTCGGGTGGGGCACGCACGTGGTTACTGCCGAAAGGAGCAAGGAAGAAACCACCCGATGAGCCAGGCACACGAGACATGGTCGACGGATACCGTCACAGGTCTTTTGGACTCGGTCTTCGCCGACGTTGGTCGCTCAGCAGCAGATCCCGAGCGCCTCGCGGTTGTCGATGCCGGGGGTCAGGGCGACCTGACCTATAGGCAGCTGGCCCAGCTCAGCGGTGCACTCGCCCGCCGGCTTATTGCCGCCGGCACCGCTGCGGGCGACCGCATCGTCGTCATCGGCGAGCGCTCTGTCGCGCAAGTGGTGGCGGCAGTCGCGGTGATCCGCGCCGGGGCCAGCTTCGTCCCCGTTGATGCCGAGGCGCCGGCAGCACGCATCCGCGCAGTTCTTCACGATGCCGCCCCGCGGATCGTCCTCACCACCAGTAGCAAGGCGCACGTTCCTGCCGGTGATCCGCACCCGCTCTGGTTGGACCTCGACGCCCAGGTCTTGCAGGAGCTGCGCCAGGAAGGGAAGCGGGAAAGCGGCGCTGTTTTGCCCGCGCGAAAGGTCACGCCGGAGGAACCGGTCTACCTCATCTTCACCTCGGGAACGACAGGCCGGCCCAAAGGTGCCATCAACCTCCACCGTGGGGTGGCCACCCACCTGCGGTGG
Encoded proteins:
- the rplN gene encoding 50S ribosomal protein L14: MIQQESRLKVADNSGAREILCVRVLGGSVRRFAGIGDTIVATVKEAVPGGNVKEGEIVKAVIVRARKETRRPDGSYISFDENAAVILKNDNEPRGTRIFGPVARELRDKKFMKIVSLAPEVI
- the rplX gene encoding 50S ribosomal protein L24, with amino-acid sequence MKIHKGDMVVVISGPDKGAQGKVIEAYPKREKVLVEGVNRIKKHVADSARERGASSGGIVTQEAPIHVSNVMVLDSDGNPTRVGYRFDENGRKVRVSKRNGKDI
- the rplE gene encoding 50S ribosomal protein L5 translates to MAENYTPRLKTRYREDIRTKLNDEFGYENVMQIPGITKVVVNMGVGDAARDSKVINGAIEDLTAITGQKPQLRRAKRSIANFKLREGMPIGAKVTLRGDRMWEFLDRLLTIALPRIRDFRGLSDQQFDGHGNYTFGLSEQTMFYEIDVDKIDRPRGMDITVVTSATSNDEGRLLLRELGFPFVDKDGKMQRS
- a CDS encoding FAD-dependent monooxygenase, whose product is MAPAQPHPRNPRSAADSPSEAAEQVDVLVVGAGPTGLVLAGLLAARGVRVLIADARKELIGYPRAVGIDDDTLRVIQELGVIDDLRPHLLPGHYMRVVDRKDRVLATFHAQGEPLGYSRKNAFHQGALDRILANSLAQRPGVELRLGARVDDVRDHTTSVTARVAGALVETQWVVACDGGRSELRKQLGIGFPGSTAATRWLVADLAEDPVGRPGGVLGADPARPYVSICLPHGMRRFEFLLHDGEEVSRSLVQRLIAERVGVQVDNDVVRYREFTHNSRVAERFRSGRILLAGDAAHLMPVWLGQGMNSGIRDAANLAWKLAGVVHGDYGPDVLDTYDAERRDHVNAMVGRSRQVGEFVSMEGGKARLRDVAARALGAIPPIRRGVADMRFKPMPRLAGPLVLGDLPAGTMLPQPLVRAQGRTMLLDEALPAGWSILTWGAEISDEWPTHKVVPSGCLGPAPADNLLEDDGTLHRFFDEHRIGAAIIRPDHFVAAAGQVAEVPALATRLRSGLSAGLS
- a CDS encoding (2,3-dihydroxybenzoyl)adenylate synthase, producing MLTAVDAATDPSITATGVSDEAAEHYRAVGAWIGDTHTAMLARSVSRFAHRPAATDRDRSVTYAELDQGAAAAAQWLKDAGVGRGEAVIVQLPNCIAYLEAIFGIWRIGAIPVFTLPAHGARDIIHFHRQAPARFHLGPTKGDRHHRRVLAQLAEKAPELTLLDVDVRSAHPFGTTENDPEPIEVPPSELAFLQLSGGTTGAPKLIPKTHDDYLYSVRQSLTLCDLQGDSIVLVALPAAHNFTMSSPGILGALMVGAHLVFAPDPSPTTLAPLIDRHRITHAAFVPPVLLGLLNYPERDRFDLSSLETIWVGGAKLSENVARRIRPELGCRLQQVFGMAEGLVNYTRLDDPEDTIITTQGRPMSPFDEIRVVDTEGSPVPPGKPGELLTRGPYTIRRYHRNPEANDRSFTAEGFYRTGDLVVQAADGSITVVGRVKDQINRGGEKIAPEAVENALLSHPEIHDVSVVGIPDDVWGERTCAYVIPRAGTENTSLTSTVVKRYARSRGLASFAVPDTVELCDEFPLTGVGKVSKKDQR
- a CDS encoding phosphopantetheine-binding protein, translated to MDEFMDELKTHIADLVDVAPEDIDEEEELIDQGLNSLRLVEVVTWLRTQGHDVDFTDLAEDTSLVAWHEILAD
- a CDS encoding siderophore-interacting protein, whose amino-acid sequence is MAIRELRVRSVTDLTPGMRRVEFEGKQLAGHTLDGTWMPPLVSTGFDDDVRIIFPDPATGERPYPAPLGDGRLNWNAEVNSLFRTYTVRSVDKEANSITVDFARHQLGLAEGWVENAAPGDPVWVVGPKNCGSLPVHRDWLLLAGDETALPAIARGLEEVPAGFKVHAVIEVPTRADTYPLATAGDADIRFVVRDEGGDFVSAVEALEFPPGEGFAWVAGEAGRIKPLRRLLKERGIAHEDLDVTGYWRATDARLDEDGRVVGGGYDALFRLHELTDLAPALAIRAGAQLALFSRIDAGENNLHRLARSTGVAEERLLRLVRYLAALDLVTLTENEARVEVGLTALGQELANPESHVAGSLVGPAALRDLAFLQLESALRGNAPVPLGEEKRPFREILGNDRLALAEDAQAQWTAPAVAVSEDFAARPVLVVGPGSGVYAEELRRRHPDSTVTAGARDGRRSSTAEGSAPSTDTAVAIDPFAWGSASEIPARLAELEVEEIHVVTSLLPLTGGDEHDYENDLMRMCLMDTAIPSARQLARALADAGFVVRGERAVGWGTHVVTAERSKEETTR